CATAGCATACCCAGTAACGAAGCCTGTTTCCGTCCCAGCTTTTTCGCGACTACCGCGGCGGGAATTGTCGCCATGGCTAGGCCCACTACAGCAATGGCCATAGGCAGTGTTGCCAGGTCGGCCCGTGGTGCCAGTTTTGCGCCTAAAAGGCCACTGATTAAAACCAGCAGTGGCATAGAGCCTTGCAGCAGGCACAGGGCCAGCGCAATAATCCAAATATTGCGGGGCATGGATTTTATTGTTTGCAGCATGACTGGCTATCCGTTGCGAATTCGAGAGTTGCGCAAGGTATCACAGCATGGGGTTAGGTTGCCAAGAGTGGCGGCTTTGTGACTGAGTAGTCACAATTCGATGCATTAAACGGATGTTTCTAACGAAAATCTGGAAGCCATTGGCATGGTCTGCTGCCACTCCATACACCAGCTTTCAAAGTCGGTTGCCGAAAGCGGCCTGGCTATGGCGAACCCTTGCGCAACGTGACAGCCAAGTTGAAGAAGCTCCCGGCAATGCTTTTCTGTTTCTACACCTTCGGCAACAACGCGCTTGCTAAAGGCGCTGGCCATACCGAGAATACTTTGAATAATGGCCATGTCATCGGTGTCTTTCAGCATGTCGCTAACGAAAGAGCGGTCGATTTTTAATTCGCTGGCCGGGAGGTGTTTTAGAAAACTAAGGGTGGAAAATCCAGTACCGAAATCGTCCAGGGAGAAATCGATACCCAGGGTGCTGCACTCGTTGATTATTTGTGACACCTTGCCTATATCGGCAATGGCGCTGGATTCGAGTATTTCCAGGGTGACACGATTTTGAACGTTAGCGCCAGACTGCTCGATTAACTGCTTAAAAATACGGATGAAATCGGGGTGCTCCAGGGTTTGTATACTGACATTAATGCTGATGGCAAAATGCAATTTTTTTACCTGCCAGTTTTGTAGTTGACGCAGTGCGTTGCGCAATACCCAGTGGTCTAGTCGAATGGCGATGGGGTCTTCTACCGTTGCACCGAGAAAGGCCTCCGGTTCGAGTAAACCTTTACGGCGGTGGTTCCAGCGAACCAGCGCTTCTGCACCCAGTATTTCCCCTGTTTTCATGTTTACCTTGGGTTGGTAGTACAGACGAAGCTCTTCGTTGTCTATTCCGTGGCGAAGCTCCGTTAATATTTTTCCGTAGCCGCGCTGATGTTTATCCTCAATAGGGTCAAATTCAGCGATCTGATTTTTTCCGTGAATTTTTGCCTGGTACATGGCGATGTCGGCTTGGCGTATTAGGTGGTCGGGGTCTACGGAATCCTCCTGTGGAAAATAGGTAATACCCAAGCTCGCGGATAGTTCAAATATGCCTACATCGCTGTGTATAGGTAGGGAAATAGCTTTGAGAATTTGGCGGTAATAATTGTCTATATTTTTATGTGTAACAATGTGTGGAATAACAATTAAAAATTCGTCGCCGCCGATACGCGCGAGCATATTATGTACATCCAGCGTGCCAAGCAGGCGTTGGCTTACTTTGATTAGAAGTTGGTCGCCAATACTGTGACCGTGATGGTCATTCACCGATTTAAAACCATCCAGGTCAAGGTAGACAACGGCGAGCCGTTCACCGGTAAGCGTTGCATTGGCTATTTCATCCTTTAGCCGGTTACTCAATAGGTATCGATTGGGTAGCCCCGTGAGCGCGTCGTAGTGGGCAATATGTTCCAGCTGTAATTGATGTTGTTTTTGACGGGTGATGTCTGAAAGTAAAATGACGTAGCTTTGGACATCACTATCATCATTTCGGATGGTGCTAATGGCAGCTGATACCACCAGCTCTCCGGGTCTTTTGCCGATGATATTCAGTTCGCCTTGCCAAGCACCGGTTTGGGATATGGTGCTGGCCACCTCATTGAGCAACTGGGTGGGGTTATCGGAAGACAGGTAAGAGCGAATATGTTGCCCTGTGCAGCTGGCTGGGGTGTGGCCGGTAATATCGGTAAAAGCTTGGTTTGCTAGGCTAATTTTCCCTTTTGCGTCTGCGATCAGAATAGCTTCTTTTGCAAATGTAAAAACGGCGGCAGCTTGGCGAAGTTTCTGCTCGCTGTATATGCGCTGGGTGATATCGGTGGCGGTTAAATGTAGTTTTGCTTCAAGTGGTGCTTCTGAGAGGCGTACACATATAACTTCAAAATAATGCAGGTTGCCGCTCGGTGGGGTGAAGGTTGTTTGGTAAGTGGTGATTTCACCGGTGGTGAGCGTGCGTAACAGACAGCGCCGTGCTTGCTCGCGGTTGGCAGATTCAAATTTTAAATAGTTCGCGCCAAGAAAGTCATCGTTACTCATGCCCTCTACGGTTTTGTTAATGTATACAATCCGCAGTAGTTCGTTAAGTAGGATAACGTGGTTGGGCGATTGCTCCGAAATTGTTTTTAGAAGAAGTTCGTTTTTAGCCTGCTCCTGCTCGGCGATAAAGCGCTCGCTAATATCCCAAAATACGCCCTGCACACCAATCACATCGCCGTTTTCGTCGAAAAGAGGGGTTTTGTGTACCTCTACATGTTTAGCACCGCCCACCGCGCGAATATTGTGCTCAAGGATATGTAGCGGTTTACCCGTGGTCATGACTTTTATATCGTCATTGCGGTAGCGTGTTGCAACTGCGGGGGGGTACAAATCGTATGCGGTTTTACCCAGTATTTGATCGGCATCCGTACCCAACAAGTTTTGTAGGGCTTTATTAACGTAGATAAGGGAGCCGTCCACCGCTATTCGATACACGCAAAGTGGTAGCGAATCTAAAACTGACTCGAGGAAAAAAGACGTGTCTGATGGTTTTAGGTCGTACATGTGGACCTTCGGCTTCTGCTGAAGTCTTATTGTTATTATTGAGTGCCCGAGAATAGCAGTGATTGACGGGAAATTGGTTGAATTTGGCGACGAGTTTTTTCTATTTAACCCGTAATAGCTAAGTTTATTGCCAAGGGATTATAGTTGTGCGTGACTGTACGGGCTAATTAGGTGCACGATACGGAAGTGAAAAACGGTTGTTTAATGTCGGGCTTTTACAGGTGAAAGCCAAAAAGGTTGAGTGTTAGGCCGAGCATGTGGAGTTATGCCCTTGACGTTTTGCCTCATACATTGCCGTATCGGCCCGGCCGAACCAATCACTTGTGGTTTCGGCGTCTTTGTATTCGGCAATACCAACAGACATGGATAAACCGTAAAGTCGCAGGGTAGCGCTAGTAGCAATTGCCAGGTGTAATTGGTCAATAAATTCAAGTGCTGCGTTTTTATTACAGGTTTCCGCAACAATTAAAAACTCTTCACCGCCAATGCGATAGAGGCTGTCGGTTGCTCGGATTTGTTTGTTAAGGGTTTGAACAAATTCGACGAGCACCAAATCGCCAATGGAGTGGCCAAATTTATCGTTGAGTTTTTTGAAATCATCAAGATCCATAAGAATGACTGACGCCGGAACGTCGGCTTTTCTTTGCTTGTGAGAATAGATTTCGCGAAGTTTTTCTTCCATTGCGCGTCGGTTGCCAGTGCCGGTGAGAGGATCTTTACTAACCAACTCGAGTAACTGACTTTTTTGCTGCAACATTTTTTCCGCAAAGGCATAACTGAATAAGAGCGTCGAAAATGTTGATATGTAAAATTTCAGCTTTTCTAATAAGCTGATTTCGGTCCAAATAAGGCCGCCCATAATAAGCAGGCAAATCGACGACAGTGCGAGCGCAAATCGAGGGGGGATAAGAAAAAATACCGCCGTTAAAGCGGGGTAGGCCCATAGAAGCTGGCTTGCCCCCCCAAGTTTTATCGTTGTTAATAAAACCAAGTAGCAAATGGTAGCCAGCATTTTACCGGCGAGTTCAGTTTTACCGGTTTTGTAGACATGTAGGAAAATACCACCTACCAGAACCACCGCGGTGGTATCCAGCACGGCTATTTCCCATTCGGCTTGAATGAAACGGATGACGCTCAACGGTATAAGTGAGAGCACTGTAAGCCCGCTTAGAGCCAAAACAATTATTTCTTCGGTGCTTCGTATGTTTCTACTCATGGGGCTATCCGTATCACTCGGCGTATAAAAGCAGCGCTTTCGAATGCCGAGCGGCAGGGTGGTTGAAGGTGACAGTGTAGATGAATGGTGACAGAAAGTTGAGGTTCTATTCCTCACTCCTTCGGTTTACAAGGCTTTTGGTTAGCTATGCACGCAAACCGTGAGTCAGTATGAATGCTGTCGAGAGAGACTGATGAGCAGGATGAGCAGGATGAGCCTCGTGTAGCCGCCCCTAAGCTGATTAGGGGCGGCTACACGCGTGAATAACCGGCGCTATGGTGGGCTATTTTTCTTTTTTGGTTCTTCGATGTGAGTGACAACCGTTTGGGTAAGTTTCACTCGCCCCGATTTCACTAGGGCATCGCGTAGAACATATTCGATTTGTGCATTCACGCTGCGCAGCTCGTCGTCTGCCCAGCGTTGCATAGCCGCAAGTACTTCTGGATTTATCCGTAACGGATACGATTTTTTAGCAGCCACGAAAAAACACCCTAGTTATATAAAGTGCCGGTGTTAACAACCGGTTGTGCGGCTTTATCTCCGCAAAGTACAACCAGTAAATTACTGACCATAACGGCTTTGCGCTCCTCATCAAGTTCAACAATCGATTTCTCAGATAGTTTTTCCAGTGCGGACTCCACCATGCCTACGGCGCCTTCTACAATTTTTTGCCGAGCGGCAACTATAGCGGAAGCTTGTTGCCGTTGTAGCATAGCGCTGGCAATTTCAGGCGCGTAGGCAAGATGGCTGATGCGAGCTTCAATAACCTCTACACCGGCTTTACCGAGACGCCCCTGTACTTCGTCTTTAAGGATAGCGGCTATTTCATTGCCATTGCCGCGCAAAGCAATCTGGTCTTCCTCGTGAATGTCGTAAGGGTGGCTGGTGGCCATGTCACGGATGGCGGCTTCAGTTTGAATGGCTACAAATTGTTCGTAGTCATCGACTTCGAATATGGCTTCTGCCGTGTCGATGACCCGCCATACGACAACGGCGGCAATTTCGATGGGGTTACCAGAAAGATCGTTTACCTTCAGTTGGTTGCTTTCAAAGTTACGTACCCTTTGCGACACTTTCCTTTTCATGTACAAAGGGTTAGCCCAGCGCAGCCCGGTCAGCTTTTCGGTACCCACATAACGACCAAATAACTGCATTACGCGGGCTTCGTTAGGCGCCACCATAAAAAAGCCAAACATACAGGCAAACACGAGCATTACTACTAATACTTCCATCACCTTGAGAATAATGGGCCCATGAACTAGCGCCACACTGGCGATACTGGTCAGTTGTACCAGGGACAGCAGGGCCAGGAAGGTATACCCGGAGAAGGTTTGTGCGGGAGTTTCGGTCATCATAAGGTTTGCTCCGTTGATAGTGATATCAATTTGATATCACTATAGGCTCAGGGCTCATGTTATGCAAGGGTATATTGATTAACCCGCTTCGCTGGCATAAATACAATATTGGCAAGCTAATTTAGAAGGCAGGCATGTTCAGCAACGCACTAAAGAAGCTTGTTGCCTTACGCCTGAATACAAACAATGCGTATCTCGTGGGCTAAGGTTTCAATAACAACTTAGGGGCACCTCTATTAATGACTTTTGGCCTCTGGTGAAGGTCATGTCATTCGAATTTGCACAAAAGAAGTTGTTCAGGATAAATATGGCCTAACAACGTGGTCGTCGCTACCCGTGCTAATCTGCGATACAGTTGCCGACCTGCGTTATCGAGGAGGTTATACGCCCGTGACTAGAGAGCGCCTGCAACCACTGCTGGTAAGCCGCGATTTTGCTGGGTTGAAAAGCCTGATGAGCGACCTGAATTACTGGGTTGGGCGCTGGGGTGTACCCTTGGATCGCTTTAATAGGCAAAAAAAATACCTAATGAGGGATGCGGAATGAACTTACTAAATGCATTGCTCGCCTTTTGCGTGACGATGCTGATTTTCTCGACGATGACCTTGGTTGTTGTAGAGGTTTTTCATCGTTTTAATCATACACGCGAAAAATATTTTGAATTGATGGTGAGTAAGTTTTTTGATGAATTAATTTGGCCAAAAATACGCGGCTTGATAGAGGTTGAAGGCAAACCTTCCGCGCAGTATAAAGCTGAATTTTTACAGGCTATGTTGTCGGTGAGTGGCTTACCTAGTCTAGACATTGAACAAAGATCAAAAGACGATAAGTTAACCTACCATAAGTCTAAAAGTGCAGATAAAACAACCGAGAGGCTGGACGCCGTTGAGTTTTGTCAGCGCTTGGCTCGTACACAGGCTGGCGTTACTCTGCTAGATTACAGTGAAGACAAAGCGCGGGTGATGATTCTTGACCTTGCCCGAAACCTGGAGTCTATATCGACCGGCGCCACCTCTAATTTCAGGGTAAAGTCCCGTTTTCTCTCTTTAATAGCGGCAATTCCTCTGGTTGTGTTTTTTAATATTGATGCGATTCATATATTCCGTACTTATGCCGCTAACCCGGCCATAGCCGAGGCGGTTGCCGACATTGGTCACCAGGCAGAAGAGCGTTATATAGAAACGGCTCAAGCGCTGGAGACCGTAAAAACGGAGCTAGCCAACACCAATAATTCGGAGGGTAAAGTTGAGTTGGAGGCTTTGCTGAGTACAACACAATCGGGTGTAAAAAATATTAAAACATCTTTGGCTGGGTTGAAGGAAGAAGGGGTGCCTATGGGGTGGCAGCATTTTCCGGGCTGCTTTTCTAATGCGAACAATGCGATAAAAGATATTCGCTGCACTCAAGGCGCTAAAGAAGCTGGGCCGCTTAAACTAGTGGCACAATGGGTAGGCTGGTTAATGGGCTTGGCGAGCGCTATATTTCTCATTGGCCAGGGAGCCCCCTTCTGGTTCGAGATGTTTCAAAAAATAACCTGGTTAATGCAGGTGGCCAAAGGCTTGGGGTTGGGGCGTAAATTGGGTAAAGAGGTAGACCGAGCTGAAGCTGAAGTACACAAAGAGCAGGCAATGAATGGTAGTAAAGCCATAGACCCAGTTGATGCGTTTATGGTGGCGGCCACAGCAAAAAAACTTGAACTGGCTGGGGAATCTTGAGAGAGTCCCTGCTTTGATTTTTTCACCTTTTAAGTGGTTAAATAACATGAAGAAACTTGTTGTGTCCTTGATGGCGGGCCTTGCGTTTACCGGTTGCGTCAATGTAAATGTTGCTAACGAAGAGCCCAAAACGGTAAGCGAGCCTTCCATGGCTCCAGTAACCACCGTATTCATGGCGGGTGATTCCACCATGTCCATTAAGCATCCTAAAGATTTTCCTGAAACCGGTTGGGGCGTGCCCTTTGCCACCTTTTTTGATGACACTGTTCGCATAGAGAATCGCGCAAAAAATGGCCGCAGCACCAAAACGTTTATAACGGAAGGGCGCTGGGGGAAAATTATGGATGAAGTAAAGCCCGGCGATTACGTATTTATTCAGTTCGGTCACAATGATGAGTCAATTAAAAAACAGGAACGCTACACAACACCGGAAGAATTTAAAATTAATCTCACACAGTTTATTCGTGAAACACGAGAAAAAAAGGCCAGCCCTATTTTATTGAGCCCCATTACGCGGCGTTATTTTGACGGCGACAGCATTAAGTTGACCCACAGTCACAGCCCAGTGGTGGTCGAAGTTGCCGAAGAGCAGGGCGTTGCTTTTATCGATATGGACCCATTAACCCGTGCCTATTTTGAAGAGATGGGTGATGAGGCCTCTACTTTACGTTTTATGCACATAAAACCCAATTTGCACCCCAATTATCCCAATGGTGTTCGCGATAATACCCACACTAACCGTTTGGGCGCCCGTGAGATTGCACAATTGGTATTGGTGGAGTTGAAAAAAATGGACCACCCTCTGGTTGAGCGCTTGCGTACACCAGACCCTAAGCATCTAAAATTGACATATTAATTAATTGAGGCGTACTTAACATTGTCGGGGCTTGTTAAAAACATGAAGTTGCATAACTTTATCGTTTTATTTTTCTGCGCAGTCGTTTCTATGGCTGCTCGCGCGGAAACTGCGTGTCATACGCAGGCGAGCCCAGCGAACGGCTACACCATCGAAGCTACATTCAATAAGCTCCAAAAAAAACACCCCGGTATTCAATTGCCGCAGGCGCCTACCGCCAAGTTAAATCGCTGGTGCAACCAGACGTATAAACAGGTGGAGGGCAGGTTGTTGGCCATGGATATATTTGCCCGAGCAGATCAAGCTGGCGTTGCGCCAGCATTGCTGTTGGTTCACGGCGGTGGTTGGCGCGCAGGAAGCCGCGATTTGTACCACACGCTTGCGGCTCGATTAGCCGAAAAAGGTTATGTGGTGGCAACGGCGAGCTATCGCCTCGCAGGTGAAGCGAAATACCCCGCAGCGGTTTATGATATTCGTGACGCTGTGCGTTGGTTACGATTGAATGCTGAAAAATATGGCCTAGACCCTAAGCGCCTAGCGCTTGGGGGCGGGTCCGCTGGCGGGCAGATAGCCAGTTTGGTGGGGCTTACTAGCGGGCATTCAGAATTGGACCAATATAGCGCGCATAACCCCGAGCTGGGTCAGGTGTCTGCTATCGTTAATATCGACGGTTTGTCGAGTTTTACCGTACCGCTGGCACTCAAGCACGAAAACGACCCACGTAAAAAACCTTCATCGGCCGAAGCCTGGTTTGGCGGGCGTTACGAGGAACTTCCTGCAATATGGGTACAGGCATCTCCTTTGTCGTATGCCTCAGAGCAGTCCCCTCCTATGCTGTTTATAAACAGTAGCCGCCCACGCTTTTCGGCGGGTCAGAGCGAAGTAATTCAACGGCTGAAGCATAGCCAGGTTCAGGCCCTGCAAGGGGCGCCGCATTCCTTCTGGCTGTTCGAGCCATGGCTTACGCCAACCGTCGACTTTATCGACCGGTTCTTACGCAAGTAGGCTGTTACTTAAAAAAGCCCCGAAATTGGCCTAGGCTGAGGAATAAGCCCTTATCGAGTTGATGTATAAGTGCCGAGATTCCCCCTCCCATTGCCGTTATGCCTGCTGTTTTTAGTGTTGTCTTGCCCCTGTTGTGCACGCCAATAGTTGTATTGGTGTTGTAACCGCAGGCTCCAGTTTGAGTTTCTGGCGAGCGGTGCAGAAGGGCGCACTGGAAGCGGGGGCTGAATATGGCTACACCATACTTGTTCGCGGCCCTATGGAAGAGACTAATCAGGGCGCACAGATAGATATCGTAAAAAGTATGTTGGCTCGTGGTTGTGTTGGAATTGTTATTGCCCCAGCGTCGGTTGCGGTTGCCAATTACTTGAATCACTCGGACATGCCGGTTCTGGTGGTCTACATCGATCGCGATTATGGTGGTAAGCGTATGAGCGTGGTTAAAACTGAAAACTTCTGCGCGGGTGCTTTAGCCGGAGAAGGCATGGTAGCGCTATTACGCGGAAAAGGCCGTGTGGCACTATTGCGTAATGATGCCGAAGTGATAACCACCAACGCTCGCGAAGAAGGCTTCCGTAAGGGGGCGACCGAGGGAGGGGCTGGATGTTTTACTGGAGGCTTACATTGGTGTCACGGTTGGTGGTGCGCGCAGTAAGGCCTTCAAAGTAATTAATGGTGTGGAGGGGTTGGATGGTGTGTTTACCTCAAACGAACCCACTACTATTGGAGCTCTCATCGCCCTCGAAAAGGTTAAGCGCTCCGATATTATTCATGTCGGTTTCTACGTAAGCAAGCAAATATTGGCGGGTGTTGAGTCGGGTAAAATCCATGCTGTAATCTCTCAGCGGCCCGGAGAAATGGGTTATCTTGGGGTTGTGGGGTTGTGGGGTTGTGGGGTTGGCGGCCATGTTGAGCCATAGCGCCTACCTAGAGTTTGTCGATACCGGCGTTTTTTTGTCACTAAACAAAACCTTGATGATCCAGACCTTCAGGCAGGGCTGGCTCCTTGAGCTATCCCCTGTTGAGTATTCTCTTTTTCCTAAGGCCTAAATAGCTACTACTTGTATGTTTAATGTCATGCCAATAGTTAATTTGGCCAGACAATAATACAAAGCGAATGTAATGCATACATCCCGATTTGGCCGGTATTTGCACGTATTGTCAGCTGTATGGCACTTTTCGGGCCGACTGGAGCACATTAAACATTATACTAAAGTCTAAGTTGGCCTAATTGTATTTCAAATGTTGGTGTGTCAGTATTGACCGAATTGCCTGAATTGGTAATGCCAATAATTTTAAATATGGTAATCCCCGACCGGCTCGGAGTAAGAGTTCTGATGTATATTTCCGGGAGACTGGTTCCGCCGCGTCATTCTTATAACAGCTCGACAACTCAATAAATTTGGAGCGCAATTAGATGAATTTACAAAAATTGCTATTAGCAACACTCGTGGGCAGCTCGATCGTTGCTTGTGGTGGTGGAGGCGACAACGGTCCCTCTCCTACGGCTGAACCTACGGCTGAACCTACTCAGGAACCACAAACAGCTTGGACTTGCCCAGAAGGCGGAAGCTTATACTTTTGTGACGACTTTGAAGACGGCACATTTGATGATAAGTGGGACGATCTGATTTCCACCTACGACTTGGCTGATCCCGGTGCGTTCGATATTCTTGATGAGGGTACCGAAATTGGTAAGTCATTGCGCTTCACTGCCGGTACACGTGGGGGTGAACTCAAAGAGGGCGAGCTGATCCTAGTTAAGGCTTCTGAGTTCGGCGACGTACCCAATGATTATTTTGTTGAATACAAAATTCGCCCGCGCGCCAACGGCAATACGGGTAACAAATACCTTTACGGCATGATGCGTTACGAAGGCCAGCTACAGTGGTACTTCGGTGGTTTGAATATGCAGAATTCAAGCGCCTCTACACAGGTAGAAGCGGGTTTCATCGATACCGGTGCGGTTCAGCGTAGTCTACAAAAGAAGAAAGCGATTGAGTTGGGCACTGAAGGCGGCACCGATGGTGACTGGCA
The Teredinibacter franksiae DNA segment above includes these coding regions:
- a CDS encoding sensor domain-containing protein — its product is MYDLKPSDTSFFLESVLDSLPLCVYRIAVDGSLIYVNKALQNLLGTDADQILGKTAYDLYPPAVATRYRNDDIKVMTTGKPLHILEHNIRAVGGAKHVEVHKTPLFDENGDVIGVQGVFWDISERFIAEQEQAKNELLLKTISEQSPNHVILLNELLRIVYINKTVEGMSNDDFLGANYLKFESANREQARRCLLRTLTTGEITTYQTTFTPPSGNLHYFEVICVRLSEAPLEAKLHLTATDITQRIYSEQKLRQAAAVFTFAKEAILIADAKGKISLANQAFTDITGHTPASCTGQHIRSYLSSDNPTQLLNEVASTISQTGAWQGELNIIGKRPGELVVSAAISTIRNDDSDVQSYVILLSDITRQKQHQLQLEHIAHYDALTGLPNRYLLSNRLKDEIANATLTGERLAVVYLDLDGFKSVNDHHGHSIGDQLLIKVSQRLLGTLDVHNMLARIGGDEFLIVIPHIVTHKNIDNYYRQILKAISLPIHSDVGIFELSASLGITYFPQEDSVDPDHLIRQADIAMYQAKIHGKNQIAEFDPIEDKHQRGYGKILTELRHGIDNEELRLYYQPKVNMKTGEILGAEALVRWNHRRKGLLEPEAFLGATVEDPIAIRLDHWVLRNALRQLQNWQVKKLHFAISINVSIQTLEHPDFIRIFKQLIEQSGANVQNRVTLEILESSAIADIGKVSQIINECSTLGIDFSLDDFGTGFSTLSFLKHLPASELKIDRSFVSDMLKDTDDMAIIQSILGMASAFSKRVVAEGVETEKHCRELLQLGCHVAQGFAIARPLSATDFESWCMEWQQTMPMASRFSLETSV
- a CDS encoding GGDEF domain-containing protein — encoded protein: MSRNIRSTEEIIVLALSGLTVLSLIPLSVIRFIQAEWEIAVLDTTAVVLVGGIFLHVYKTGKTELAGKMLATICYLVLLTTIKLGGASQLLWAYPALTAVFFLIPPRFALALSSICLLIMGGLIWTEISLLEKLKFYISTFSTLLFSYAFAEKMLQQKSQLLELVSKDPLTGTGNRRAMEEKLREIYSHKQRKADVPASVILMDLDDFKKLNDKFGHSIGDLVLVEFVQTLNKQIRATDSLYRIGGEEFLIVAETCNKNAALEFIDQLHLAIATSATLRLYGLSMSVGIAEYKDAETTSDWFGRADTAMYEAKRQGHNSTCSA
- a CDS encoding SPFH domain-containing protein gives rise to the protein MMTETPAQTFSGYTFLALLSLVQLTSIASVALVHGPIILKVMEVLVVMLVFACMFGFFMVAPNEARVMQLFGRYVGTEKLTGLRWANPLYMKRKVSQRVRNFESNQLKVNDLSGNPIEIAAVVVWRVIDTAEAIFEVDDYEQFVAIQTEAAIRDMATSHPYDIHEEDQIALRGNGNEIAAILKDEVQGRLGKAGVEVIEARISHLAYAPEIASAMLQRQQASAIVAARQKIVEGAVGMVESALEKLSEKSIVELDEERKAVMVSNLLVVLCGDKAAQPVVNTGTLYN
- a CDS encoding rhamnogalacturonan acetylesterase — translated: MKKLVVSLMAGLAFTGCVNVNVANEEPKTVSEPSMAPVTTVFMAGDSTMSIKHPKDFPETGWGVPFATFFDDTVRIENRAKNGRSTKTFITEGRWGKIMDEVKPGDYVFIQFGHNDESIKKQERYTTPEEFKINLTQFIRETREKKASPILLSPITRRYFDGDSIKLTHSHSPVVVEVAEEQGVAFIDMDPLTRAYFEEMGDEASTLRFMHIKPNLHPNYPNGVRDNTHTNRLGAREIAQLVLVELKKMDHPLVERLRTPDPKHLKLTY
- a CDS encoding alpha/beta hydrolase, with protein sequence MAARAETACHTQASPANGYTIEATFNKLQKKHPGIQLPQAPTAKLNRWCNQTYKQVEGRLLAMDIFARADQAGVAPALLLVHGGGWRAGSRDLYHTLAARLAEKGYVVATASYRLAGEAKYPAAVYDIRDAVRWLRLNAEKYGLDPKRLALGGGSAGGQIASLVGLTSGHSELDQYSAHNPELGQVSAIVNIDGLSSFTVPLALKHENDPRKKPSSAEAWFGGRYEELPAIWVQASPLSYASEQSPPMLFINSSRPRFSAGQSEVIQRLKHSQVQALQGAPHSFWLFEPWLTPTVDFIDRFLRK
- a CDS encoding substrate-binding domain-containing protein, with the translated sequence MHANSCIGVVTAGSSLSFWRAVQKGALEAGAEYGYTILVRGPMEETNQGAQIDIVKSMLARGCVGIVIAPASVAVANYLNHSDMPVLVVYIDRDYGGKRMSVVKTENFCAGALAGEGMVALLRGKGRVALLRNDAEVITTNAREEGFRKGATEGGAGCFTGGLHWCHGWWCAQ